In bacterium, one DNA window encodes the following:
- a CDS encoding glycosyltransferase family 2 protein encodes MSELPSISIIMPALNQSRFIEEAIRSVINQMYPKLEFLIIDGGSVDGTLDIIRKYADRVHYTSEPDFGLNHAVNKGLLEATGDFIGWLNADDTYELGALHTVGRYLRERPEVDVLYGEGGKIDENGRLIGFHAEPYDRARLFYHRDFIPTQSCFFRRVCLARVGLLDTALRWNGDWDLWRRFAKHYKIHHIDAHLGNWRVYQGTLSYGPNVDHLAKSLETIGSARAHSGRLITPIELRIWPWILIDLFSLRPFLRKVRAWLLRARASGKPGCG; translated from the coding sequence ATGTCGGAACTGCCAAGTATCTCCATCATAATGCCTGCGTTGAACCAATCCAGGTTCATTGAAGAGGCAATCCGTAGCGTTATCAACCAGATGTACCCGAAGCTAGAGTTTTTGATAATAGACGGGGGCTCAGTAGATGGAACGCTCGATATCATACGAAAGTACGCAGACCGTGTTCACTACACTTCTGAGCCTGACTTCGGTCTGAATCATGCGGTGAACAAGGGCTTGCTGGAGGCGACAGGCGATTTCATAGGCTGGCTCAATGCGGACGACACCTATGAACTAGGTGCCTTGCACACTGTTGGCCGGTATCTTCGCGAGCGTCCTGAGGTTGACGTGCTGTATGGTGAAGGAGGGAAGATCGATGAGAACGGCCGACTCATCGGGTTTCACGCCGAACCCTATGATAGAGCAAGACTCTTCTACCACCGCGACTTCATACCGACTCAGAGCTGCTTCTTTAGGCGGGTGTGCCTTGCGCGTGTGGGATTGTTAGACACGGCCCTCCGATGGAACGGCGACTGGGACCTCTGGAGGAGATTCGCTAAGCACTACAAGATCCATCACATCGACGCTCACCTGGGCAATTGGAGGGTCTACCAGGGTACGTTGTCCTATGGGCCCAATGTTGATCACCTCGCCAAGAGCCTGGAGACAATTGGTTCGGCCAGAGCGCACAGTGGTCGGTTGATCACGCCAATCGAGCTAAGGATATGGCCTTGGATTCTAATTGACCTGTTCAGCCTACGTCCGTTTCTTAGAAAGGTGCGCGCTTGGTTGCTGAGAGCTAGGGCTTCAGGTAAGCCCGGATGCGGCTAA
- a CDS encoding glycosyltransferase: protein MTEKLQTAPSSRALTIVSFREVASSPSHSVIEQCEDALNSAAGNSRIVTIRKVESLLARVLRHPRLKKTVIAGRVADTVYRTLQSLLSRSTESDVLYFCLNTSDLDLVGSHRSHGGLIMVYVIDAWESRIDRVAQMIPSIDVLLVAFGHSLYHLERAVPRSSLAKIYLFPVFISDPIRPTPERQYDIIQVGRRDATLHTWCLKYAKDSLRSYLYERRNHQGIYYFDRLPWESKRWQLSYDTLLAVLRQTRIALVSPPDRTNPLRTGSVSPLTHRYLEAASCGAVPVGFTPTGPEYSDRFPDDFTLVPRTYEEFAGICDKLILDREYRNGIAARNYEYVTREHTAQQRLQQLRSIVDAATARPQVPGECH from the coding sequence ATGACTGAGAAGCTACAGACAGCGCCCAGTAGCCGGGCGCTGACGATAGTGTCCTTTCGTGAAGTAGCATCTTCCCCAAGCCACAGCGTTATTGAGCAATGTGAGGATGCTCTCAATTCAGCCGCTGGTAATTCAAGGATCGTGACTATCCGAAAAGTGGAGTCGCTTCTGGCTCGGGTGTTGAGGCACCCGAGGCTCAAGAAGACCGTGATCGCTGGTCGGGTGGCAGACACCGTGTACAGAACTTTGCAGTCACTGCTATCTCGGTCAACTGAGAGCGATGTTCTCTACTTCTGCCTCAACACCTCGGATCTCGACTTGGTGGGCTCGCACAGGAGTCACGGTGGGCTGATTATGGTCTATGTGATCGACGCTTGGGAATCACGGATAGATCGGGTGGCGCAGATGATCCCAAGCATCGACGTGCTCCTTGTCGCTTTTGGTCATTCGCTCTACCACCTGGAAAGAGCCGTGCCAAGATCATCATTGGCGAAGATCTATCTGTTCCCTGTCTTCATCTCAGACCCCATTCGCCCTACCCCTGAAAGGCAGTATGACATCATCCAGGTGGGTCGAAGGGATGCAACTTTGCACACCTGGTGCCTCAAGTACGCCAAAGATAGTCTGAGGAGTTATCTGTACGAGAGAAGAAACCACCAAGGCATATACTACTTCGACAGGCTTCCGTGGGAGTCCAAGCGGTGGCAGCTTTCCTACGATACCCTACTCGCTGTGTTGCGCCAGACTCGGATCGCGCTGGTCTCACCTCCAGACAGAACCAACCCTCTACGCACAGGGTCAGTAAGCCCGTTGACCCACAGATATCTCGAGGCGGCATCTTGTGGAGCGGTGCCCGTGGGATTCACGCCAACAGGTCCCGAGTACTCGGATCGTTTCCCAGACGACTTCACGCTGGTTCCCAGAACCTATGAGGAATTTGCAGGGATCTGTGATAAGCTGATCCTGGACAGGGAGTACAGAAACGGAATTGCTGCACGCAATTATGAGTACGTAACAAGGGAGCATACTGCCCAGCAAAGGCTCCAGCAGCTGCGGTCAATCGTCGATGCGGCTACAGCACGGCCCCAAGTGCCCGGAGAGTGCCACTAA